Genomic window (Electrophorus electricus isolate fEleEle1 chromosome 25, fEleEle1.pri, whole genome shotgun sequence):
AGCGGTCCATAGCGCTCAGAGAATGCACAGAACAATTATGGCATAATACTGGAGCAGCATACTGTGGTTTAGGTGCAGATAGTTCAAGTTCTTTACAATaccacaaaagaaacaaaatatacagTGAAAACAGTGTTAGTGGAACTGGGAAAATGATATTGTTCTGATAGTAAAATAGGAAAGAAAGGTGAGTAAGGTGACACTTTATGTGGCGTGCTGCTTAAATGATTGCATCGTTATAAGGGTGATGCCAAGGCATAGCATACTGGACACGGGTGACGGTAATCCCGTAGATCAACATGCTGTTGTAAAGCCGTACTGAGACGCTGTGTGCTGTGGGGCAGTATCACATGAAGTGTCCCGTATCAACACCTAAGGGAAACAGTGCATTAACGCGCACATCTTTGgttctgctgtatgttctcGGTAATATCAATTACACAGAAGTGAGTTGATCATTGAGGTAATAAGTTAGAGGGGGAGGAAAATAAGCACCATTTCAAATGTAACATATGTAAATAGAAACACCAGCCATATCTGTGCCTTCGTTGCCCTGTGACATCTGTCttttcaacacatttacatgtcTTCAGTCCATAGGCACATAGTGGTTATGGGGTTATAGGAAGAAAGACTGACACTACTGACCATTCTGGGCAGTGTAAATATAtgctgtgtatattttatgtagTTTGCAGTAGTTCATTCACAACTTTGACTGACTTGCCTTCTTCCTAGATACCACGATTGTAAGTCTTTGAATTTCTACTGCTAAAACCTGACATTTCATTAACCAAACTGCACAATAACATTGTCAAAATGGTCACACCCTCATGTCAAAGGTTATAGTTGACAGGTCACAGGTTCTTCATGCAAACTTGGCAGCGGCTGATGCGTGACAGGAGTTGCCCAGCTTTGAGAGTCTCCGCCTCAGGGTGAGTGTGGAAGGACTGGTCAATGGACGTCAGCCAGAAACTGTGCTTATTGGCAAAGTAGTGACAGGTGCCCTTGGCCCCATTACACTCAACGAAGGGAGTTGTGCGGAAATCCTCCAGACACGAGCCTGGAGACACCAGCGACTGGCCGCCTCCCTCGTCTCCAGCTGCCGTATGCTGCGTGGTAGAAGCGCAAAGTTTAAGTTtttgaaagagagcgagagctgaATAGACTTGTAATGTCCATAAATCTGGGGTGTTATGGTCCATCTAGAACCCTGATATTGAATCCTGGTCCATGAATTCAAATCCAAGTCCAAGATTTTGGAGTCTCTGAACATTCAGGTTAATAAATGACTAGCCACTCTGTCTTCACACGTGGCTAATGGAAGGCTGTGTGGAAAAATCTACAGGAACTGTCCTTCATGGGATAAGGATTACGAATCAGGTATCTAGAAAGTCTGAGATATTACATAATTTATATTCGTGCCCATTACTTTTGTTAACGTTAACATTTATGTCACACCTGCTACTAACTCTGCAGTTAAGAAGGTTAAAGAAATTTtgatgaacaaaaatgaatgaagagaaaaaacCACAGGCTCACCATGAGAAATGAGTAGCCAATCCAAAGACTTCTCCAACCTGCAGGGCACTGTGGGATTGTTATATCCTGACTGTGCACAGCTATAGCCACTGACGGAGCCTCGCACACGGAACAGCGGCTGATGTATGGCTTGATTTCTGCCTCCTCCACAGGCATCATGGGAATAGGGGCAGTTGTGGAGAGCCAATAGGATTTGTCATTGCGGCTAGCATAGTAGCATATGTCACCTGGATTGCAGTATAGGAATGGCATGGTGTTGAATCGAGGAAGACAGGACCCTGCAAGACCTGGATAACAGACAAGACGtgtgttaaaaatgaataaataaatatttataatatattttgtagACATTAGTGCATCTTTAGCGTAAACAATATGGCAACCCTTTTTGTTTTGGTCGAATGTTGATGTTTAATTCTCTGTAATTCTgccaaagctttttttttactcacCCAGGTCCTGGTTATGAGCCTTTTCTTGCCCTTCAAAGTACAGCAGACTGTAGCCATCCCACAGCTTTGACATTCCCACAGGACACATGGGGGTCTGGTCAGACTGGCTGTGTTTCACCAGCAGGTACCCAACGCTGACACTACGACCAGGCATACCAGGGTGACCGGGAGTGCCAGGATGCCCACGACTACCTGGAAAACCAAGTACAAGCTCTTTTGCGTTGAAAATCTAGGAAAGGGCAATGCTCATATCTAGCTGTGCTTGTTGGGAGTCCATCTACTCCCAGGAAGAAATGACTCATCTTTGATTTATCTATTTTACTTGATTCCTGTAATCTTAATCTCACCATGTTCACCCAAACATGCTCTAACCACTTACCTCATTTCAGTCCAACATACCTTCTAATCCTTGGATTCCTGGGTGACCCATTGGCCCAACATCTCCATGGAAACCTGGGGTACCTGGTGTTCCAGGAAGCCCTGGCATACCCTTGTCTCCTTGGGGTCCCACGTACCCTAAAAGAAGAAAGGTCATCATAACATTATAGCGGTTCATGTCCAAATGGTGAAGAAAGTATTTTCtgagaactttttaaaatagataCCTGGATCTCCAGTGTGACCCACTGGACCCACCAcccctttctctccttgtgGTCCATGAATACCATAAGGACCAGGGGGGCCTTTTTCCCCTTCCATATGCAGAGGAACTGGTGGGAGTCCCTTAGCGCCAGGGGCACCAGGGAAACCTGGTGGAGATGAGACACGGACACCACGTTACTTATGACATAATAGCAAGTGGGTAAACCCATTTAAGATGAAATGTGATTCTGTACtgtaaaataagaaaaactGCTGGATTAATTCTGTGGTCTATGGACAGGAGCAGAAGGGCAACAATAAAGCTCAGTTaagttacaaaaacattttagtacCTGGTGGTCCAGTGTCTCCTTTAGATCCAACATTGCCTATTTCACCTTTGAAACCAGCCCTTCCTGGATATCCCATCATTCCTTGCTCTCCTTTTGCACCTGCAGAGCATATTTGTGCAAAGATCAGCTTCAAGCAGTGGGTATGCTAAACCTGTGAGGACTGGTTCCCTCGTACGACAGAAACCTAGCCTTGGACGAAATGGCTAGAGTGTTTGAGgaatcatttattttctttgccaCTGCTCAGGGGGTTACACATTATGCCAGAAAGTATACTAGGCTAACATTGATGTTGCTACATTCTGTAATTACAGTAGCAGGTTTTATAAGTGCATTAAAAGTAGCACGTGCTTATCTGTGTACATGTCAATAGCAGATGAAGGCGTGTGCACGTTGCTCTTCACCCAGCACAATTTTATACCTTTTCTTGCCGACACCCCAGAAGGCCCAGCCGGACCGTTCTCTCCTATGTCTCCCTGCAACCCATTTGGTCCTCTGATACCAGTTTCCCCTGGAATACCTCGATCTCCTTTGGCTCCAGATTGAGATGGAAAACCTGGAAGGCCAGTGGCTCCAGGATAACCTGAAGGAACACAGGACACCCCGTTAGAAAGGCTGGCAATCACATTAGACTAATTTAGTATTTGTTATAGCATTTGGAAGACACGCTAATCCAGAGAGActtgcatatatttatcagtatacATCACACAGTGTTTGCTCCTTGGAgaccttgctctacctgcttCATTACATGGCTCAACCTGGTTGCAATCCATGTTTGACCACTCCACTGTCTTTTTTACCATTTAATTGTGGTAAATTATGTTTGAGGATGTTATGAGCTTTGTTACTGAGGGAAACCTGGCTTGACTGCTTGTCCCTTTTTGCTGCATTACCTGGGAGACCTTTCTGGCCATGTGGGCCTGGGTCACCAGGTACTCCCTGAAGTCCTGGGAACCCTTCTTCCCCTGGAGGCCCTGGAGGCCCTGGAGGTCCTGGTTCACCCTCCTGTCCTGTGTAAATGAGAGTATGCCACTTCTGTCACTCCAAGCTTCCATAAAGGTGTAAGCTTATAAAGCCTTGCTCTTAAGTCTGGTTTTTATGATGCTCTTAAAGCCACTACTAAAGGTTAAAGATTTGGAAATTGTACACTCGATTACTCACCTATATCTCCTGCTGACCCCTTATGACCATGAAATCCTGGGACACCAATTTCCGTGCTGGGAATACCATCCTCACCTTTTTCACCTTTTCCTCCGGGTTCACCTGGTGACCCCCAGGTGTCGGCACCTAAAAATGCAAGTTATAAGCATAAGCTACTTTTACATCCTCGTGACACGCCAAATCATTGACCATATAGCTGAAATTTATTAGACTGGCAACTAAAATAAACCTTGCAGCTAGATCGCATCAAGACTGATGATGAGGCAATAATTGCGAAACGTTTCTCTAGAAGTTACTTGTGGATAAGTAGCAATGATGATCGGGTACCTGGAACACCCGGGAGGCCTTTTTGGCCTTTAAGACCATCCAGTCCAAAAATCCCTGGGAGCCCAACAAATCCTGAAAAGGAGAATGAGTAGTAGAGCAAAGAGTTTTAAGAGAAACGTGTGGAATTTAATAATGCTTTTTATACAGgaaaaattaatattatttaataaacattaattatgTGAACCAATCAAGcaccatattttatttaacttttatgTTTAACAGTTGACTGAATATAaacttgcatatatatatatatatatatatatatatatatatatatatatatatatagtatattttattCAGTGCACTCACAGCTAGTCATGCCAGCGCTGTAATGATGTGTTTGAAATGACTGACTtgacttttaaatattttaataatcattttaaatagaaatgATAACAATAAGTACTGGAAGTAAGTAGACATATTAGAAGTCCCTTTATACTTTTCCCTTTTCCAAGGGTTATTCTGCAATTTTTCTAATTAGAACTTTATAGTTATTTGATAAACCACCAATTGGAAATAAATCGTGATTCTTCCAATTATCTTTTAAACTGCATGTTTAAATCCAGAATACGTTTTCTAAAAATATGCCACCAATCTTCATACGCTGAACATTTATCATACACGGAAACAAGTGACACTTGTATATTTCTGTAACTTTAGTCAAATTTGATTGAAAAATCcgtttttaaaaagcaccatTCCTGGAGGTGAATTTTAATGTGTTCCTGTATTACATACCTTTTTGTCCGAGATATCCTTGTTTACCATGGGACCCGGCTTCTCCAGACACTCCAGACCAACCTTTAAGACCCCGGTCTCCTGTGGGACCCTGTAGTCCATCTGGACCTGCCAAAAGATTGAAGGAGATCCAGCAGTTTGcaattgctctgtgtgtgaaagtaGGTAACAGACCATAAGATTAACCAGGAGACGTGATTTTCACCAGCGTGCACTGAGAGTCTGACTGAATAGACTTACCTACTGCCCCCTTTTGTCCAGGTTCACCTTGAGACCCTTTCATTCCATCGATGCCATCAAAACCCTCAGGCCCTCTGTCTCCAGGCTCACCTTGTAAACCTTTAGTACCTGTAAAGGAAGGTTCAGAAAGCCGGTATATGAGTGCCTCAGGATGAGCCCAAGCCACTGCTGAAGCGTTCAGGCCTTTGGTCAGCTCTTTGCCAGACAAGTCTTACCTACAGACAGGTGCCTTACCTGCAGGACCAAGCAGTCCAGGAGATCCTCTATGCCCTGTGGCTCCAGGCAGGTCTATAATGTCCCCATAGTCACCTGAAGTAGATTGGTTAGCATCAGCTGTGGGAGGTAACTACTTTGACTGTGTATCAGCCACTTTCTACCTAAGGTCATATATACTGTTGTGGCATATATTAAATCTCAACATTACCTTTGATTCCCTTAAATCCGGTACCTCCTGTTGCTCCATAAGAACCAGGTGATCCCTTTTCTCCCtgtaatattcaaaataatatcGATGTTCGCAGCAGAAGTTTATAGGAAgcatttcacaaaataaaaacacatcacGAACCCACAGGGGCTAATGCAGTGCTGTATTTGCCTATAATATTATGACAGTGATAATGGTGGAGACCTGGCCTCGCTCACCGTGGTTCCAGCCATTCCCGGAAAGCCAGAAATTCCTGGAGGTCCTGTAGGGCCTGGCATTCCCTTGTGCCCAAGAGATCCCTCAGCGCCAGGAAGTCCTCTTTGACCCTTTTCATAGCTTGGAGCTCCTGGTAGACCATGGAACCCTTCTTGTCCTGGAGTCCCTGGGTAACCTTTCAAACCTGGAGAGCAGAATGAAGAGCTAATAAACGtaataaagatttttcttatttttcccCACAAATGACAACATTGTAGTTTCTGCACATTCTTCACTTTCCTTGAATTTGGAACAATGGAAGAGATCTGAACATTTTGTGAGAACAAACATCTTAGCTTTTAGTTACAATAtccaaaaaatatttcaaatacatgTATCAAATACTTTCAAATACTGCTGTGTTAAGCAGTACTGAACTTGTTCTGAAGAAATATTCTGCTTCGATTTAATAAACTTCAACTCCATATGATCAAATTAATTGTTAAGTTATCTAAAGCTTGCAGTTCTGcagacatttaattatttataaagaATGAAATTGTAGGCCAATTTCCAGTACACCGAGTTAGTCCTGAATCTACTGTGATGGAGTGAATCGCTAGCAAGTGACCTCACAAGGAGTGACCTCACAGGGAATGAGTGGAAGGTCACTTGCCTCGTTCCCCAGGGAATCCTGGATGTCCTTCGTTTCCATGGTTACCCTTTGCTCCTTTCATGACCGTCATCATATATTTCACTTCATCCATGGGAATCACACCTGCAGGGCCCATGAGCCCCCGGTCACCTTGAGAAACAGGTCGGCCACAAGTGAAAACTCCAATCCCCAACGATCTTAACATGAATTCTTAAGGTTACTTGTCAAACCACTGAAAGCCCTCACGTTGATCATTACAGGACAATGCCAAATGTTGAGGGGGCGTGGTCTAACCTTTTGGGCCTTGGGTGCCCaggtctcctttctctccttttggGCCTCCTACACCTTGCTGCCCTTTCTGCCCTGGAAGGCCCTCTACACCGCGGTGTCCTAACATTCCTGGGAAGCCAGTCATGCCCTGAGAGCCTCGGAGTCCTACAGAAGAATATTAGAATACACGGCAGCATGGTTATCAGTGCTGTTGTACGGTAGCACACTGAAGGCTCTCATGTCTCTGTGCTGGTAACAGCACCCAGCAATAATGCACAACAATGGTTTGTTCAAATCTGGCAATATTCACTAATATGACGCAAGTCAATTCATTGCCTTAATTCAAGCAggtaaataatgtataaatgGTGTCAGTATACTTACTAGCCAATTGATGATAATTATGATAATAGAGAATGATTTCTAATGGTTCATACATGGCATTGCTAAGACTTTAAGCATAACATCATCACTCACTACAACTACATGCTCCTAGAAGACAGCCATTGGTAGTGCTGTCCAATTATAACTGCAGCTGGGCAACTACACACAGTGAAGGGAGAATCAACTGGGcttaattttgtaaaatgttgtaCATATTTGaatgttgtcattttgtcaCTTGTTTAATGCTACTATTTGAAACCCAGGAGCAATCTACAAGAATGACAAGCATTCATAATGTTCTCATAGAACATTCTGTTGTATAACACATTAGATTTAATAAATTTTGGCTCTTTGCCAAGTAACATTGTTAAAGTGATTGACCTTTAAGTCCAGTAAGACCAGTTCTCCCGATATGTCCAGGTTTTCCTGGATCTCCCCGGGGTCCAAGGTCTCCTGGGCCAGCATCGCTTCCAGGACCTCCCCTCTCACCCTTCAGGCCCATGGGCCCTGGGAGACCAAGATTCCCCGGATCACCTGTTCTTCCCTTAGGACCTGTTGAGAAACAGTAAAGGACCCCATAGGAACAGTGTTATTTCCTCAGAAGGTAATGATGGGTGATGCGCTGTTTGGCATGTTTTGAATTTGTGATCTGGAAACGGTAAAGAACAAGATACCACTTTCCATTTTAATATTAAGATTAAGAGATTAAGCCTGAGATTAGTGACAGGTCCACAACTAAAATTATCCtcgttttatttattactgACATTTCACCAAATGTATGGAACTCCCAGGCCTTGTTATATAGAGGATATAAAAACATAGTGACATAAAACGAGACATGAAAGACATAaaaccaaaatggaaaaaggcagcagaaaaacaaaacaacaagaaaatcCCAAACCTTCTTACCAACCAAGGAaagaagggagtgtgtgttggtaaCAGAGCTCAACCTTCAGAAGCCACTACACTACTGTGGTATGAGAAAAGACCGTTCACCCTAGTCTAGACTTACTGTGTCCAAATAACATGAGAAAGGTTGtcatattttgtaatgtttactgATAGAATTGTGAATACTACCATTGATCTTTTCAAGGCTAAGAAAAGAAGCCGTCCATTTAAATCTGGAATGACGGAGCATCTGTAGGAGACTGGGTCGGAGCATATGGACAATCAGTATAAAGTTTTCTACATAAATCAAGTGCTTTAAGTTATCTGAAAAATGAGAATTAGGGAGATTAAACATCTCAGAAAGATGTTGAAATGAGGCAAAATGTCCATCCTTAAATAAATCCAATATACACCTTATACCTCTCTTAGCCtagattacaaaaaaaaaatctgagatGGCTGTATTAAGCTTGTTAAAGAAAGATTTAGGAATAAAAACTGGAAGACATTGGAACAAAAAAATGGAACTCAGGGTTAACAACAAAGGTCAGCTAGGGATAGTGGTAAAAGAGCTCAACATTTAAAATCGGTGCTAACA
Coding sequences:
- the col4a2 gene encoding collagen alpha-2(IV) chain isoform X2, which gives rise to MKFEVRMEGLALLQRRRIIKTVRLLFICLTVLILTSEVNAGGKKSSGPCGGRDCSGGCQCYPEKGARGQPGPLGPQGHRGPPGRPGEHGLQGHIGQKGDAGTPGNTGPKGSVGMTGVPGFSGTDGIPGHPGQPGSRGKPGADGCNGTHGDPGTPGRYGHDGRHGVEGEPGRKGEKGDNLDISVYMERFRGDPGHPGFPGDPGPPGQPGYPGRIGLHGPKGSKGLPGPQGPKGSPPLVLKGEKGQTGESGEPGPPGNSTEQYQGPPKPGQKGQKGVKGEAGVQGYLSTKAEAGLPGFTGERGSPGRDGRTGPKGDAGLPGVPAPPSRKGEPGEPGDLIDTPPGWTGGPPGPIGERGLPGSSGPLGPKGPPGPPGPSAKEQQSDWFGPKGSDGLKGHKGEVGEPGIPAIHPGPPGFDGQQGIIGPPGPKGTCDELCEGPKGTRGRPGSAGAKGQKGEHGLCECREVHSPPGPPGEAGLPGQPGMAGEWGQQGDQGDPGHSGVTGLPGFPGPVGKPGDKGAKGEGKEVTEKGTSGVPGDPGFRGGQGDQGGPGLSGENGIPGVSGLPGVGPVGEPGQRGFPGRRGLPGLVGQRGEPGRVIAALKGVKGLPGDPGISGYDGNPGLPGIPGDCNPREDGDDWRGEGDCEVVPGPPGERGHPGSAGLEGLPGVPGPKGVTGSHGGLGLKGEQGDVGRAGSPGVTGFPGPRGDLGSPGIKGSTGAHGDPGLPGVHGEPGLKGANGDALGASPGPQGDPGLPGAQGLKGLSGEPGPFGYPGVRGMPGLIGSKGEVGPPGLQGETGRPGPPGTLGYPGVPGHEGPLGPPGEPGLPGPKGRTGDPGNLGLPGPMGLKGERGGPGSDAGPGDLGPRGDPGKPGHIGRTGLTGLKGLRGSQGMTGFPGMLGHRGVEGLPGQKGQQGVGGPKGEKGDLGTQGPKGDRGLMGPAGVIPMDEVKYMMTVMKGAKGNHGNEGHPGFPGERGLKGYPGTPGQEGFHGLPGAPSYEKGQRGLPGAEGSLGHKGMPGPTGPPGISGFPGMAGTTGEKGSPGSYGATGGTGFKGIKGDYGDIIDLPGATGHRGSPGLLGPAGTKGLQGEPGDRGPEGFDGIDGMKGSQGEPGQKGAVGPDGLQGPTGDRGLKGWSGVSGEAGSHGKQGYLGQKGFVGLPGIFGLDGLKGQKGLPGVPGADTWGSPGEPGGKGEKGEDGIPSTEIGVPGFHGHKGSAGDIGQEGEPGPPGPPGPPGEEGFPGLQGVPGDPGPHGQKGLPGYPGATGLPGFPSQSGAKGDRGIPGETGIRGPNGLQGDIGENGPAGPSGVSARKGAKGEQGMMGYPGRAGFKGEIGNVGSKGDTGPPGFPGAPGAKGLPPVPLHMEGEKGPPGPYGIHGPQGEKGVVGPVGHTGDPGYVGPQGDKGMPGLPGTPGTPGFHGDVGPMGHPGIQGLEGSRGHPGTPGHPGMPGRSVSVGYLLVKHSQSDQTPMCPVGMSKLWDGYSLLYFEGQEKAHNQDLGLAGSCLPRFNTMPFLYCNPGDICYYASRNDKSYWLSTTAPIPMMPVEEAEIKPYISRCSVCEAPSVAIAVHSQDITIPQCPAGWRSLWIGYSFLMHTAAGDEGGGQSLVSPGSCLEDFRTTPFVECNGAKGTCHYFANKHSFWLTSIDQSFHTHPEAETLKAGQLLSRISRCQVCMKNL
- the col4a2 gene encoding collagen alpha-2(IV) chain isoform X1, giving the protein MKFEVRMEGLALLQRRRIIKTVRLLFICLTVLILTSEVNAGGKKSSGPCGGRDCSGGCQCYPEKGARGQPGPLGPQGHRGPPGRPGEHGLQGHIGQKGDAGTPGNTGPKGSVGMTGVPGFSGTDGIPGHPGQPGSRGKPGADGCNGTHGDPGTPGRYGHDGRHGVEGEPGRKGEKGDNLDISVYMERFRGDPGHPGFPGDPGPPGQPGYPGRIGLHGPKGSKGLPGPQGPKGSPPLVLKGEKGQTGESGEPGPPGNSTEQYQGPPKPGQKGQKGVKGEAGVQGYLSTKAEAGLPGFTGERGSPGRDGRTGPKGDAGLPGVPAPPSRKGEPGEPGDLIDTPPGWTGAGPPGPIGERGLPGSSGPLGPKGPPGPPGPSAKEQQSDWFGPKGSDGLKGHKGEVGEPGIPAIHPGPPGFDGQQGIIGPPGPKGTCDELCEGPKGTRGRPGSAGAKGQKGEHGLCECREVHSPPGPPGEAGLPGQPGMAGEWGQQGDQGDPGHSGVTGLPGFPGPVGKPGDKGAKGEGKEVTEKGTSGVPGDPGFRGGQGDQGGPGLSGENGIPGVSGLPGVGPVGEPGQRGFPGRRGLPGLVGQRGEPGRVIAALKGVKGLPGDPGISGYDGNPGLPGIPGDCNPREDGDDWRGEGDCEVVPGPPGERGHPGSAGLEGLPGVPGPKGVTGSHGGLGLKGEQGDVGRAGSPGVTGFPGPRGDLGSPGIKGSTGAHGDPGLPGVHGEPGLKGANGDALGASPGPQGDPGLPGAQGLKGLSGEPGPFGYPGVRGMPGLIGSKGEVGPPGLQGETGRPGPPGTLGYPGVPGHEGPLGPPGEPGLPGPKGRTGDPGNLGLPGPMGLKGERGGPGSDAGPGDLGPRGDPGKPGHIGRTGLTGLKGLRGSQGMTGFPGMLGHRGVEGLPGQKGQQGVGGPKGEKGDLGTQGPKGDRGLMGPAGVIPMDEVKYMMTVMKGAKGNHGNEGHPGFPGERGLKGYPGTPGQEGFHGLPGAPSYEKGQRGLPGAEGSLGHKGMPGPTGPPGISGFPGMAGTTGEKGSPGSYGATGGTGFKGIKGDYGDIIDLPGATGHRGSPGLLGPAGTKGLQGEPGDRGPEGFDGIDGMKGSQGEPGQKGAVGPDGLQGPTGDRGLKGWSGVSGEAGSHGKQGYLGQKGFVGLPGIFGLDGLKGQKGLPGVPGADTWGSPGEPGGKGEKGEDGIPSTEIGVPGFHGHKGSAGDIGQEGEPGPPGPPGPPGEEGFPGLQGVPGDPGPHGQKGLPGYPGATGLPGFPSQSGAKGDRGIPGETGIRGPNGLQGDIGENGPAGPSGVSARKGAKGEQGMMGYPGRAGFKGEIGNVGSKGDTGPPGFPGAPGAKGLPPVPLHMEGEKGPPGPYGIHGPQGEKGVVGPVGHTGDPGYVGPQGDKGMPGLPGTPGTPGFHGDVGPMGHPGIQGLEGSRGHPGTPGHPGMPGRSVSVGYLLVKHSQSDQTPMCPVGMSKLWDGYSLLYFEGQEKAHNQDLGLAGSCLPRFNTMPFLYCNPGDICYYASRNDKSYWLSTTAPIPMMPVEEAEIKPYISRCSVCEAPSVAIAVHSQDITIPQCPAGWRSLWIGYSFLMHTAAGDEGGGQSLVSPGSCLEDFRTTPFVECNGAKGTCHYFANKHSFWLTSIDQSFHTHPEAETLKAGQLLSRISRCQVCMKNL
- the col4a2 gene encoding collagen alpha-2(IV) chain isoform X3, which codes for MKFEVRMEGLALLQRRRIIKTVRLLFICLTVLILTSEVNAGGKKSSGPCGGRDCSGGCQCYPEKGARGQPGPLGPQGHRGPPGRPGEHGLQGHIGQKGDAGTPGNTGPKGSVGMTGVPGFSGTDGIPGHPGQPGSRGKPGADGCNGTHGDPGTPGRYGHDGRHGVEGEPGRKGEKGDNLDISVYMERFRGDPGHPGFPGDPGPPGQPGYPGRIGLHGPKGSKGLPGPQGPKGSPPLVLKGEKGQTGESGEPGPPGNSTEQYQGPPKPGQKGQKGVKGEAGVQGYLSTKAEAGLPGFTGERGSPGRDGRTGPKGDAGLPGVPAPPSRKGEPGEPGDLIDTPPGWTGAGPPGPIGERGLPGSSGPLGPKGPPGPPGPSAKEQQSDWFGPKGSDGLKGHKGEVGEPGIPAIHPGPPGFDGQQGIIGPPGPKGTCDELCEGPKGTRGRPGSAGAKGQKGEHGLCECREVHSPPGPPGEAGLPGQPGMAGEWGQQGDQGDPGHSGVTGLPGFPGPVGKPGDKGAKGEGKEVTEKGTSGVPGDPGFRGGQGDQGGPGLSGENGIPGVSGLPGVGPVGEPGQRGFPGRRGLPGLVGQRGEPGRVIAALKGVKGLPGDPGISGYDGNPGLPGIPGDCEVVPGPPGERGHPGSAGLEGLPGVPGPKGVTGSHGGLGLKGEQGDVGRAGSPGVTGFPGPRGDLGSPGIKGSTGAHGDPGLPGVHGEPGLKGANGDALGASPGPQGDPGLPGAQGLKGLSGEPGPFGYPGVRGMPGLIGSKGEVGPPGLQGETGRPGPPGTLGYPGVPGHEGPLGPPGEPGLPGPKGRTGDPGNLGLPGPMGLKGERGGPGSDAGPGDLGPRGDPGKPGHIGRTGLTGLKGLRGSQGMTGFPGMLGHRGVEGLPGQKGQQGVGGPKGEKGDLGTQGPKGDRGLMGPAGVIPMDEVKYMMTVMKGAKGNHGNEGHPGFPGERGLKGYPGTPGQEGFHGLPGAPSYEKGQRGLPGAEGSLGHKGMPGPTGPPGISGFPGMAGTTGEKGSPGSYGATGGTGFKGIKGDYGDIIDLPGATGHRGSPGLLGPAGTKGLQGEPGDRGPEGFDGIDGMKGSQGEPGQKGAVGPDGLQGPTGDRGLKGWSGVSGEAGSHGKQGYLGQKGFVGLPGIFGLDGLKGQKGLPGVPGADTWGSPGEPGGKGEKGEDGIPSTEIGVPGFHGHKGSAGDIGQEGEPGPPGPPGPPGEEGFPGLQGVPGDPGPHGQKGLPGYPGATGLPGFPSQSGAKGDRGIPGETGIRGPNGLQGDIGENGPAGPSGVSARKGAKGEQGMMGYPGRAGFKGEIGNVGSKGDTGPPGFPGAPGAKGLPPVPLHMEGEKGPPGPYGIHGPQGEKGVVGPVGHTGDPGYVGPQGDKGMPGLPGTPGTPGFHGDVGPMGHPGIQGLEGSRGHPGTPGHPGMPGRSVSVGYLLVKHSQSDQTPMCPVGMSKLWDGYSLLYFEGQEKAHNQDLGLAGSCLPRFNTMPFLYCNPGDICYYASRNDKSYWLSTTAPIPMMPVEEAEIKPYISRCSVCEAPSVAIAVHSQDITIPQCPAGWRSLWIGYSFLMHTAAGDEGGGQSLVSPGSCLEDFRTTPFVECNGAKGTCHYFANKHSFWLTSIDQSFHTHPEAETLKAGQLLSRISRCQVCMKNL